The following is a genomic window from Canis lupus dingo isolate Sandy chromosome 26, ASM325472v2, whole genome shotgun sequence.
CAGCTACAGAAACGCGAGGCAGGCAGAGGCGGCCATGCCAGTTGTAGTCCGCTCGGACTGCAACTCCCAGTATCCCTCGCGGCAGCCACTCTCCACACACAACAAATCCCGGCGTGCCCCGGGGCGGCCCGGGGTGGAGGGTTCTAGAAGGCGTGACGTGGGGTCGAGAGCGGGCTCGGAGGCGGGCGCCTCTCAGCAGTCGCTGTGGCCGCAGCTGCCGGGCCCGGGGACGCGGGCGGTCGGGGCCGTGGGCGCAGCCTCCTGGTCTCCCCGGCCATGGCCGCGCTCGGCCGGCCCTTCAGCGGCCTCCCCTTGAGCGGCGGTCCGGACTTCCTGCAGCCGCCGCCGGCCTTCCCCGGCCGGGCCTTCCCACCGGGAGCGGACGGCGCCGAGCTGGTTCCGCGGCCGGGACCCCGcgccgccccgagccccgcgggCGGGAGCGCGGCGCGCGGACGGTGAGGagcccggcgggcgggcgggcgggcgcgcggctCGGGCTCGTTACGCGTCCTCACGACCCTCGGCGGGGGCGCCTGAGCCCCGGGGACGTTAGCCGGAAGGCGCCCGGGAGTCCGGAGCGGACCCGAGCGGCGCGGCGCCGAGCCTTTCCCGAGCCCGCCCGGGCTGGGCCGGCACCGGAGCCCGGCGGACCGCAGCGCGGAGGCGCCCTGGGCACGGCCGCGGGGGCTGACCTCCAGGGCCCCGCCTCCACTCGGCTTTCTCGCCCGCAGCGTGGGGCCGAAGCGGGTCCTGTTAGTGGGATCGTAAGTGCGGTGCTTATGAGCACCGTGCTTGCCCCCAGAAACGTTTTCCCCCACGTAAGTCGGTCCCTCCGGATGTATTTCCCACTCCCTTGGCAAAGTGGGAAGTTGAGATTTCAACTTCTAGTTACGTCGGGACCACCCAACCTGAGCGACCTTGTGATCTGTCTGTCCAATCCCAGTCGGCCTGGAAGGGGACAGCCAGTACTCGTGGAATGAGCGCGATTGTTGGGAAAAGGGAGAGTGGAGGCCGAGAGCACAGGCTCAGTGAATTTCTCAGTTGActaatgtttgttgtttgtttgtgtgtttgtttgtttcaacagTGTTTCAGTGCGctgtaaaaagaaacacaaacgaGAGGAGGAGGATGATGAGTAAGTGTCAGGTGCCACCTATTCACCTTACGGTCGCTTAAATTTAACCTGTTTTATATCCTCGACTATTTAAGTGAAAAGGTGAATCGTTAAGTATCTCTGCAGGGCGATACAAGGAACTGGTAACTGGTTGCCTTTTGGGGAAAGTAACTGGGTAGCTGGTATATCAGAGAgaaacttctccctctgctccttagTAATGTTTGAATTTTCATCCATGTGAATATTACGACATGGACAAAGTTAAAAGAATTTCAGGTGTGCAAAAGGATACAAATTGTAAAGTCTTAAGAGTGCCTGTTACCTGTTTCCTATGTCTCCTTTGGAAGATAATCTAAAAACCTAACAAGTTTATAACTGTATATACCTCTGCTCTTCTACATTTGTAAAAGGTAACTCCCCTCGTTGTGCAACACTTGGATCTTTTCATTTTACTCTCCTAGTTTGTTGCATATGGGTGCATTTCTTTTGCAACattgaatatatttctgttggaaGGCTAGGTATGGATCATTAATTCGTCTCCTGTTGATAGATTTCTAAGTTATATCTAATCTTTTGCTTTTACTGTAGATTAAAGCTACTGTGtccattctttttaaagttccttGTGTATATTTGCAAGTAGGTTAATGGATTCCTAGGTGCTGAATtgcttgcattttaaattttgaacaaGAGTGTTGCCGATTTATATTCCTTTTAACAGTGGAAATGCCTGTGTCTCCATCTTCTCACCAGAACTgtcttttcaaactttttcactAAACTCAAAGGTTAAAAAATTGTATctcggggtccctgggtggcgcagcggtttggcgcctgcctttggcccagggcgtgatcctggagacctgggatcgaatcccacgtcgggctcccggtgcatggagtctgcttctccctctgcctatgtctctgcctctctctctctctctgtatgtgtgtgtgactatcataaataaataaaaattttaaaaaattgtatctcATAGACAGGCAGTCTAATAGAAAAATGAGTGGAAGAATCAAAGAGGATGTCCAAATGACCAATAAATGAAAGGTGTTCACTCAACCTTATCAGTCTTCAGAGGAATGCCTAGTAAAGCCTCAATGAGATATGCTACTTTACCACTAGGTACCGGAGCACCAATAACTGCAGTATTATAGTTGAGACAGTACAAGCACTTTGGGAAATAGTTTGGCATTATCTAGTAAGTTAAAGACATACATACTCTATTACCCAACAGTTCACCTCTTGAATGTGTACACGATTGGAACAGGAGACACAAGAAAGTCCATAGCATCCTTGTTCATAATAGCTCAAAACAGAAACGACCTGTATGTCCCTCAGTAgtaaaatgggtaaagaaaattacaaattcaTACAGTGGAGTTGTATTAAgcaaaaaaaggggagaaaatggaaTGTATTATACCTATCAATGTAGATATGTCTTATAAGCATAGTATGAGCAAAAGAAACATCCAAGAATATGTACAGTATAAATTCTCTAAGCATACAGTTGAAAGCTGGGCAAACCTAAACGTAGTGTAGGGATGCGTATCTACATGCAtgatgatgtatttttaaaaagaagtaaataaccTAGTGTTTACCTGTAGGGAGAAGGAAATAGAGTACCATTTTGGGATGTTGGTGAGGGTCAATATCTTGAATGTTATTTTCATGgatgtttgttttctaattattcatTGAATTGTGTTAGCATAggattttatacttaaaattagATCTTTTTTCAGACCactgttttgatttatatttggtAAACTAAAGTTATTTTGAACATCATTACATTTAATACATTTGTGTTTAAGTGTGTCATTTGTTCCTGTTTTTGCACATTTTCTATTGGCTTATTGATCTTTTTCATGTTTACGTATAAGAAACCGCTAGTACAAAAAGTAGCTTATtgcttctttaaaagattttattttttttattggacagggagcacaagcagggggagcagcaggcagagggagaaacaggctccttgtggagtagggagcctggtgtggggcttaatcccagaagcctgagatcatgacctgagccaaagtcagatgtgtaactcactgagccacccagtcgccccagaAATCAGTAGTTTATTATGTGTGTTATGTTTCCCCAAAATTTGTCATTGGTCTTTTTACTTTGGGtaagttttgcttatttgttcgCTTTTTGGACAGCAGAAACTTTGTATTTTCCACTCTTGCTGATGCATAGGCTAAATAGATTTAAAAGTTGCCTTAGTTTAAAAACCACCACACCAGacaatatttatattcttaattgCCCTGGGATTGCTGCAGATACACAGGgatctctttgcttttttcttttggcGTATACTATAAGATAAGTGAACgggggcacctgtggctcagtctgttgaacgGCCgattcctggttttggctcaagtagtgtgatctcagggtcaggagatcaagcccagtgtcaggctccacactcagcaaggaatctgcttctctccaccaCCCCGCACCCTTacccctgctcacgctctctaaaataaattaattaaatctttaaaaaaaggagagataaatgaataaagagttCCAGTGTGATAAGTTTGAAGCATAAAATCTGTTGGCTTAAAAATGTAACCAACTTTGGGGTGCGTAGCTGGCTCTGTCCAAGGAGCATGCAATCCTTGATCTTGCGGGTTGGGAGTTCCAGCCCTACATTGGATGTaacacttactttaaaaaattaaactgccTTTAATTTACAGATGGAGAGATTAAACCCTGAGAATAAGGAGCTTGACATTTGAATATCTAATGCCCAGAAGTGTACTGCCCACCTGCCACTTCCATAGCTCTTATCTGTACTTTGAAGTCTTTTATAGCtcattttttttgaaacttcatTATCATTGATCTCTAATTATATGCAAAACGGACCTACAGGCATAAAATAATACAGTCCAAATCATGTTGGAGGTCAGAGATCAGAACCCAGCTCTTAAACTCAGTTGCATTTCATAGTTGAATTGTTGGATGTACTAGGAAATTACCTGTACAGATTTTTTCTGCGTTTTCTTAGCTGGTTTTATGTGTGTAGCTTTTCTCCTGCTTTCCAAAACACCATAAAACTATCCAGGTACTACAGAAATATGTGATGTATAGCTATGCattcttaatgttttcttatcaattaaagcaaattataaattaaacatattctCGTGCTTACTCTGGCAGCACATagactaaaattggaacaatacaaaGACGATTAGCATGGGCCCTTGTGCAAGAATGATATGCAAATTTGTGAGGGGTTCCATATATTTAGATGATAGCTacagttgtggttttttttaaatgattttatttattagcatgAGTGGagcaaagaggagagggagaagcagactccctgctgagcagagagcccgatgaagtgtggctcaatcccaggactttgggattaTGACTTGAACTAAAGGCAGGCACCCTACCCTGATAACTACAGTTGTGAGCATAGCATGAGATACAgtgttgttgaatcactatgttgtacatctgaaactaatgtaacattgcatgtcaGCTGTActcaaagactttaaaaatctaaacacttaaattatttaatagcCGATTCCAATAAAAGTCTAGGTTCAAAAGAGCATCACTATTTGTCAGATTTTATATTGCCAGAGGCTTTAATGTTGATTTTTGcagggttttttgtgttttgttttgtagtctTAACAGGATTGGAAATTTCTCTTTATGGGGATctctgcgtggctcagcggtttagcacctgccttcggcccagggcaggattctggagaccccgggttgagttccacgttgggctccccctgcatggagcctgcttctccctctgcctgtgtctctgcctctctgtctctgtctctctctctctctcatgagtaaataaataaaatcttaaaaaaaaaaaaaagaaatttctctttgtaaaataCATACCACTTCCTTTGGCCTTCAGTTTATAGAGTCATAAGCTGTGGTAgccattaatgattttttttttaagttgcagaGCTATGTTCTGTTTTTTGAGGCTGTACTTGCTAATGCCCAAGCAATAAAGTACATCTGGTCTTGGGACTTAAATAGAATagttgtctatatatatatatatttttttgaatagttgtCTGTTTAACCTGCTTCAGAATTTAACGTGCTTCAGACAGTTTTCAGCTAAATTGGGCATGTTGCAGTGCATGCAAATACTAGTTCATGGTTAGAGCTTGAAGTGTTTGAACTTCCTTAAGGAGGCCATCAGTTTCAGTGAAAAGAGCATAGAGCTAAGACTTAGGAGCTCTGACTTGTGTCCAACATGCAACTCTACCTTATATGACACTTAGAAGAGGGCACTTTAGCTTTTTTAGGTCTTAGTTTCCAAATCTGCAAAAGTACAGAAGTTGATGAACTCTAAGGGctctatgaaatataaatttttctagGAAGTGAAAATGGTTTATGATGCAAAGTGGGAGAAAAATGTACCCCATTATAGTAAGGGACTCAGAGCCAAATAAGAGTCTTCTGACATTTCAGAGGACCAAGAAATCAGCAGTAttggaggcatctgggtggccttgttggttaagtggctgccttctgcttaggtcatgaccccagggttcagggatcgagcccctgcatcaggctccctactcattggggagcctgcttctgccccttcccctgcttgtgcacacatgtatgcatgcTACTGCTTGGtctcccccccccctcaaataaatacataaataaataaagttttttaatgtCTTCTGTAACCTGTACTACTTGGAACAGACCTAatgaagttatatattttttgcccTAAGGGAAGATAGGATGCCTGTAGACCACCTCCCCATATGGAGCAAGCAGAATTAGGACAAAATATGACTGGTGCTCAACTGCTGCTTTGTGATTTTAGTTTCTTTCCATTTGACCTATCCAGAGCCAAAGAAATGGGAATGACTTCTAAGTTCCCACATTGAACACTAATCTGAAAAAAGCACAATCTTGCAGGTAAAGTCTAATTTGTCAGAGCAGAAGAAAACATCTCTCAAGGAGGCTGTTAgaatgacagaaaagaaaattcatgatTTCCTATCTTATAATCACACGCTGTCAAAaatccgatttttttttttttacatgagagTTTGGTTAGAGATAGGGAtgataaacatttcatttatatgactCTGAAttgtcattgaattttttttttcagttgtccagtaagaaagaaaaggctaactgaagcagggctctgtgctggtcCTAATGACTGGATTCTTTGTGCACATCAGGATATAGAGAGTCATGGAGTAAATCCGTGCACTAGTGGCCTCTCCGCACCTGGCATGTTAGATGTTATTTGTGAAGAAATGGATCAGACAACCGGAGAACCACAGTGTGAAGTTGCCCGAAGGAGGCTTCAAGAAATTGAGGACAGGTAAATGGGTAGCATATGTCACTGGCTTATTTGCTGTTCCTCTGTGATGTCTCTACTCATTTAAGCTAGTCTAATTCATCATTGAGTAATAACGGTGATCCTCAGCCTCTCAGACTATGAAAAATCTGAGAACTCAGGAGTTTGCACATTTAATGTTAAGCTCATAGAACTGTGCTAAATATTTTCACCTACTCTCTGAATATAAATTTTTGGTTTATGGGAATTTTCAAGGACACATTCTTCAAATCTGATTGCATGTATGTACTTTTTCCCTTGGAGTCTCATATTTTACTTGATCTTTTCCTGTAGCACCTCTTgcctttattgtgtttttaaatttcatcccattactagaatatatataatagcttgactaaataatttttctttctctgcttctgctgtCTTTATTTAGGATAATTGACGAAGATGAGGAAGTGGAAGCTGACAGAAATATCAATCATCTCCCCAGTCTTGTTCTTTCTGACACCATGAAAACCGGTTTGAAGAGGGAATTTGATGAAgtctttacaaagaaaatgattGAGTCC
Proteins encoded in this region:
- the CCDC117 gene encoding coiled-coil domain-containing protein 117 isoform X1 — encoded protein: MAALGRPFSGLPLSGGPDFLQPPPAFPGRAFPPGADGAELVPRPGPRAAPSPAGGSAARGRVSVRCKKKHKREEEDDDCPVRKKRLTEAGLCAGPNDWILCAHQDIESHGVNPCTSGLSAPGMLDVICEEMDQTTGEPQCEVARRRLQEIEDRIIDEDEEVEADRNINHLPSLVLSDTMKTGLKREFDEVFTKKMIESMSRPSMELVLWKPLPELLSDKPKPSSNAKNYTGESQTKHAAAGTAFPGRTELFLEPRQTGMPVYNSLETAACTEEEMEL